One stretch of Deinococcus hopiensis KR-140 DNA includes these proteins:
- a CDS encoding transposase family protein — protein sequence MNRKQFRRRTGVYPETFAEMEEVLTLREGQKKKSGRPAALSVAEQLLMTLEFWREYRTFAHLGDDWGVHEATVHRTVERVEAALIASARFQLPKKRVFQEAQLVYSIVAVDASEVPCERPKKSSARGTAARKSGTP from the coding sequence ATGAATCGCAAGCAGTTCCGTCGACGCACCGGGGTCTACCCGGAAACGTTTGCTGAGATGGAAGAGGTGCTGACCCTACGCGAAGGACAGAAAAAGAAATCAGGCCGCCCCGCCGCGCTCAGCGTGGCGGAACAACTGCTGATGACCCTGGAATTCTGGCGCGAGTACCGGACCTTCGCCCACCTGGGTGACGACTGGGGTGTGCACGAAGCCACCGTGCATCGCACGGTGGAACGCGTGGAAGCGGCTCTGATTGCCAGTGCACGGTTCCAGCTGCCCAAGAAACGCGTGTTTCAGGAAGCACAACTCGTGTACAGCATCGTCGCGGTCGATGCTTCCGAAGTGCCCTGTGAACGGCCCAAAAAAAGCAGCGCGCGTGGTACAGCGGCAAGAAAAAGCGGCACACCCTGA
- a CDS encoding transposase family protein, with amino-acid sequence MLMCTVTQRILGTATSAGAVHDLKLFRQSGVRFPHQTALIGDAGYQGLWRSHRHALTPHKATQASPLSAEQRQDNRVLAHTRQAIEHMIRRMKIFRVLKGVYRHRRRRFALRVQLIAALCNLTQACRS; translated from the coding sequence GTGCTGATGTGCACAGTGACGCAGCGCATCCTGGGCACCGCCACGAGCGCTGGGGCGGTTCATGACCTAAAGCTGTTTCGTCAGTCAGGCGTTCGTTTTCCTCACCAAACGGCGCTTATTGGAGATGCAGGGTATCAGGGCCTGTGGAGAAGCCACAGGCACGCCCTTACCCCCCATAAGGCGACGCAGGCGTCGCCTCTGTCCGCGGAGCAGCGCCAGGACAACCGTGTCCTCGCGCATACCAGGCAGGCAATCGAGCATATGATCCGTCGCATGAAGATCTTCCGTGTGCTGAAGGGCGTGTACCGACATCGGCGGCGTCGGTTTGCACTCCGGGTTCAGCTCATCGCAGCGCTGTGCAACCTCACCCAAGCCTGCCGATCGTGA
- a CDS encoding sacsin N-terminal ATP-binding-like domain-containing protein — protein sequence MATHSAVEELDYGYSLLGSLRKDLRMLQGFGTVVQELIQNAEDARAETFWMDFTSEALRVGNSAEFEDSHFERIIHVASGSKRDDAESIGSFGVGFVSVYQVTDEPGIYSRQQARILLPLKRKARKLTGVSHEWPSTFILPWATQPSEVRHQLDVEPVDLEQLDTFVTQAQETFARSAVFLRNVRTLHLLREGKLVEKLCIEPSGPQEVKLVSSTGPSVRYRMYDVPVTEEVQREAQRRKRRTTLQLALPLGEESVSGLLYAFLPTRDTTGIPLHINADFYPNTDRKTLLWDEADKRVWNERLLECVVSFLPQLLLDLATSGPETLYTFAAAVRSAAARNGSSPHPVARFVGGLWKACQLTFKERPLFWSRSGEWVEHGDFLRIAYDADPVLEETLLVRTPWHLPPPEHGGYRALFRALGVPELNAETFLQTLEQLFGDDVDWVTDEQRRPLLNAIFAYFAQLEEKQKGWRQEIEDLDDRLNPLALALTADGELAVLSETWTCAEPYLKVTAPWLKEDELVDSQWWEAAPPLLRERVNEYTPAEFADDLRKTSNIPALVASGWPIQRAYAFLASDRKLGGQTLRPLPIYRTTAGEYCPATELALPAQINDPFHVRKLIDVGYMKGHEGLLERLALPVLDAKTYYGRLLPEFFQKHVGRRREVIEAIAQVYSRDDFPLAEWKSLTCAEDSKGKWVRPETLYWPNDLMTALFGDSYPQFASTHYKGRGVRPLMEALDMSMTVTDKDIVRELEQRAQESVTNLSVGVRQKVLSHALQASTTVLSTHLAKIKWLPDREGKGWYTPSELVQAEDAELVGHHLGNKRLCGIRLPDGEEFRRENRRALGFAHPQPEQVAQHIRDLNTRGQGPSLRILYWLNSQAGRVAEKTRGELRALKLFPLGDGTFAAATHLFREDPNLGRWRYRVGQNELTKFRPLIDILSIPSSPNPSTFRDVLLEIASQCVSGETPSKEAQDVAERCIRALSDAYAKNREGLKDILQSLRGKRVVPVVWKERTKGSLLRPEDALFVDKPADELAKFNLPQRIEVRTRDVASRGFFEELGVRSLSSVWKVTYDIPQGASRLLTEQNKKLKQMLPALLRLALKVHRSQLVNRPLAKVTIGRLG from the coding sequence ATGGCCACGCACAGCGCTGTTGAAGAACTCGACTATGGTTACTCGCTGCTCGGGTCGCTGCGCAAAGATCTCCGCATGCTGCAAGGCTTCGGAACCGTCGTCCAGGAGCTGATCCAGAATGCCGAAGACGCCAGGGCGGAAACCTTCTGGATGGATTTTACTTCGGAAGCGCTGCGTGTCGGCAACAGCGCCGAATTCGAGGACTCGCATTTTGAGCGCATCATCCATGTCGCCAGCGGTAGCAAGCGGGACGATGCAGAGTCGATCGGCAGCTTTGGTGTCGGCTTCGTCTCGGTGTACCAGGTCACGGATGAGCCTGGCATCTACTCGCGGCAGCAAGCGCGCATCCTCCTTCCTCTAAAACGAAAAGCACGCAAGTTGACGGGCGTCTCGCACGAGTGGCCGTCCACCTTCATCCTGCCCTGGGCCACCCAACCTTCAGAAGTCCGGCACCAGCTGGACGTAGAGCCCGTCGATCTGGAGCAGCTGGACACCTTCGTTACTCAGGCCCAGGAGACCTTTGCGCGTAGCGCCGTCTTCCTGCGGAACGTGAGGACCCTCCACCTCCTGAGGGAAGGCAAGCTCGTTGAGAAGCTGTGCATTGAACCTTCCGGCCCACAAGAAGTGAAGCTGGTTTCGTCGACAGGTCCCTCGGTGAGATACCGCATGTACGACGTGCCTGTCACGGAGGAGGTGCAGCGTGAAGCCCAGAGGCGCAAACGGCGAACGACCCTGCAACTCGCCCTTCCCCTCGGTGAAGAGAGTGTCTCTGGGCTCCTCTATGCTTTCTTGCCCACCCGGGACACCACCGGCATTCCGCTCCACATCAATGCCGACTTCTATCCCAATACGGACCGCAAGACGCTGCTCTGGGATGAAGCGGACAAACGGGTCTGGAATGAGCGTCTTCTCGAGTGTGTGGTCTCGTTTTTGCCACAGTTGTTGCTGGACCTGGCGACCAGTGGGCCTGAAACGCTGTATACCTTCGCGGCTGCAGTGCGGAGTGCTGCGGCGCGAAATGGATCCTCACCACATCCAGTCGCACGGTTTGTGGGCGGGCTCTGGAAGGCATGTCAGCTGACCTTCAAGGAGCGCCCCTTGTTCTGGTCGCGCTCGGGAGAATGGGTGGAACACGGCGACTTCCTGCGCATCGCCTACGATGCGGACCCCGTGTTGGAAGAGACCTTGCTGGTACGCACTCCATGGCACCTGCCACCACCGGAACACGGAGGGTACCGGGCTCTCTTTCGGGCGCTGGGGGTCCCGGAACTGAATGCCGAGACCTTCTTGCAGACCCTGGAGCAACTGTTTGGAGACGATGTCGACTGGGTGACCGATGAGCAAAGACGACCCTTGTTGAACGCCATTTTTGCTTACTTCGCTCAACTGGAAGAGAAACAGAAAGGCTGGAGGCAGGAGATCGAAGATCTCGACGACCGTCTGAACCCGCTGGCTTTAGCCCTCACGGCAGACGGTGAACTCGCGGTGCTTTCAGAAACATGGACGTGTGCGGAACCTTATCTCAAAGTCACAGCACCCTGGCTAAAAGAAGATGAGCTGGTGGATTCACAATGGTGGGAAGCCGCCCCACCGCTTCTTCGTGAGCGGGTGAACGAGTACACCCCCGCCGAATTCGCCGACGATCTGCGCAAGACGTCTAACATTCCAGCGTTGGTTGCCTCTGGGTGGCCCATTCAGCGTGCTTACGCCTTCCTGGCGAGTGATCGCAAACTCGGTGGCCAGACACTCAGGCCGCTCCCCATCTACCGCACAACGGCGGGTGAGTACTGCCCCGCCACCGAACTGGCGCTCCCCGCCCAGATCAACGACCCTTTCCACGTCCGCAAGCTGATCGACGTCGGATATATGAAGGGCCACGAGGGCTTGCTGGAACGTCTGGCCCTTCCTGTGTTGGATGCCAAAACCTACTATGGCCGCCTGCTGCCAGAGTTTTTTCAGAAGCACGTAGGGCGTCGTCGGGAAGTGATCGAGGCCATTGCACAGGTTTACAGCCGAGACGATTTTCCTCTCGCGGAGTGGAAGTCCCTGACGTGCGCCGAAGACAGTAAAGGGAAGTGGGTCCGTCCCGAGACGTTGTACTGGCCGAATGACCTGATGACGGCGCTCTTTGGTGACAGTTACCCGCAGTTCGCTTCAACCCATTACAAGGGGCGAGGTGTACGGCCCTTGATGGAAGCGTTGGACATGTCGATGACCGTTACCGACAAGGACATCGTGCGTGAGCTGGAGCAGCGTGCTCAGGAATCAGTGACAAACCTCAGCGTTGGTGTTCGGCAGAAGGTCCTGAGCCACGCCCTCCAGGCTTCCACAACCGTGCTGAGTACCCACCTGGCGAAGATCAAGTGGTTACCCGATAGGGAGGGCAAGGGCTGGTATACCCCAAGCGAATTGGTGCAGGCCGAAGACGCTGAACTGGTCGGCCACCACCTGGGAAACAAGCGGCTCTGCGGTATCCGTCTCCCCGACGGAGAGGAGTTCCGGAGAGAGAACCGGCGAGCCCTCGGTTTTGCTCACCCCCAACCGGAACAGGTGGCGCAACACATCCGTGACCTCAACACCCGCGGGCAGGGACCATCGCTCAGGATCTTGTACTGGTTGAACAGTCAGGCCGGACGCGTGGCGGAAAAGACTCGGGGCGAACTCAGGGCGCTGAAGCTTTTTCCTCTGGGTGACGGCACATTCGCGGCTGCCACACACCTCTTCCGTGAGGATCCGAATCTGGGTCGCTGGCGATACCGGGTAGGGCAAAACGAATTGACCAAATTCAGGCCGCTCATCGACATACTTTCGATCCCGTCCTCACCTAACCCCAGCACGTTCCGAGACGTCCTGCTTGAAATCGCTTCCCAATGTGTGAGTGGGGAGACGCCTTCCAAAGAGGCGCAGGATGTGGCTGAACGTTGCATCCGGGCCTTGTCGGATGCGTACGCCAAGAACCGGGAAGGGCTCAAGGACATCTTGCAGTCCCTTCGTGGCAAGCGGGTGGTGCCGGTCGTCTGGAAGGAACGTACGAAGGGCTCCCTTCTGCGTCCTGAAGATGCCCTGTTCGTGGACAAGCCAGCCGATGAACTTGCCAAGTTCAACCTTCCCCAGCGAATTGAAGTTCGCACCCGTGATGTCGCGTCGAGAGGCTTCTTCGAGGAACTGGGAGTCCGCTCTCTCAGCTCTGTTTGGAAGGTGACCTATGACATTCCACAGGGTGCATCTCGCTTATTGACCGAGCAGAATAAGAAGTTGAAACAGATGCTTCCAGCACTGTTGCGCCTGGCCTTGAAGGTGCATCGCAGTCAACTCGTCAATAGACCTCTTGCGAAAGTCACGATCGGCAGGCTTGGGTGA